The genomic window AGGGTGGGGCGGATCAGGTTGATGAGGATCGAGGGGTCTCCGATGTGGCGATTGAGACGATGGACGCCCCGACTGGGGATCCTTCCGAGGGGTGACGATGGCTCGCAGTCGGCGAGTCGTGATACGGATGTGCGTGGGCTGTCGACGTCGACGGCCAACGTCGGAGTTGATTCGACTCGCGGCCTATGATGGCGATGTTCACCTACGGGCGGGACACGGCAGGGGCGCATGGTTGTGCTCTGACTCTCGACGGTGTGCCGAAGAGACATTCAGAGGCGGACGTTTGTCGAAGGCACTAAGAATTCCTATCCCCCCGGCTAGACTGGCTAGGTTAAAGGACTCCTTTGGTGTCTGAGCGAGCGCAAGGTAGAGGTTGCAATGGACTCAGATGGCGTAGGCGTCGAGTCGGTACAGTGGAGGTCAGGTTTCGTCGTTGGCTAAGAAGTTACGAGTTTATGAGATTGCGAAGGAGTTAAACCTCTCCAATAAGGAGGCGCTTGATCTGTGCCTCGCCCTTGGAATAGACGTGAAGTCACACTCCTCAAGCGTTGAGGAGGCGCATGCTGACCGTGCGCGTCGACGTGCACAACGCGAAGGTATTGGCATCTATGGTGCAAAGGCGGAACCGACTCAAGACCAGCCTGAGGAGGCAGTCGCTGAGCCCAGTCCTGCTCCAGCAGTGGAGGTGGTTCCCGAGGAGCGTCCGGCGGCCAAGCCAGCAGAGGACGAGGATAAGCACGACTTAGCGGCCGTGATTGCACAGGAGTCCGCCAAGCGTGAAGAGGCTGAACGTGTAGCGATCGCCAATGCAGGCAAGCTCGCCCGTGAGGCCGCGGAACCCCAGGCTCCACCGCGACCGAGGTCATCACCGGTATCGCCCTCCGGTCAGCCAATTCCGCCGCCACCAGCGCGTAAACAACAACCCCTTACCTCCTTCTCCGGGCGACCAATTCCGCCGCCCCCGCGTCCTTCCGCGAATCCCGATCCCCGTGGTCGCAGGCCAGCTCGTCCTCCGCGTGACGGTAGCCGAGCTCCACTGCCTCCTCGTACGGGCCGACCCGACGATCGACCGCCGCGCCCTGCGGGACCGAACGATCGTCCTCCTCGCACTGATCAGACCGGTGCGCGTCCAGGGGCGGGCACTGGACCCTCTACGGGCGGATTTCGAGGATCCCCGCCGCCACGAGGTGGTAGCAGAGGTGCGCCGGCACGAGGTCCAGGTGGACCAATGCCAGCTCCGCGCGGCCGTAGCCGTGGTGGACCGAAGTCGAAGAAGCGGGTATCGAGGAAGGAGTACGAAGAGCTCGAGCCGACGACGGTATCGAGTTACGTCCCCTCGAGTGCGCCGATACCGGATCACGAAGTCATCATCGAGCGCGGATCGACCGCACAGGAGGTCGGGCCCAAGCTCAATCGTTCAGCCGGTGATCTGATTCGCTTTCTGTTGTTACAGGGTGAGATGGTCACGGCAACACAGTCGCTCTCTGACGAGATGATTGAGTTGTACGCTGCCGAACTCGGTGCGCAAATTCGCATGGTGGATGCTGGACAGGAACAAGAGGCGATGCTCGCCGCTCGCTACCTCGACGTTGACGAGACCGAAGACGAGCATGCGATCGCATCTCGTCCGCCCGTCGTCACCGTTATGGGACATGTTGATCATGGCAAGACACTGTTGCTCGACCGCATTCGCAACTCCAACGTGGTTGCGGGTGAGGCTGGCGGCATCACTCAGCACATAGGTGCCTATCAGGTCGAGCTGCCAGGTGGTCGTGTAACCTTTATCGATACGCCAGGCCACGAGGCCTTTACGGCCATGCGCGCACGCGGTGCTGGGGTGACGGACATCGTCGTCTTGGTCGTTGCTGCCGATGATGGTGTCATGCCCCAGACCGTTGAGGCGATCAACCATGCAAAGGCGGCTGGCGTCCCAATCATTGTGGCTCTCAACAAGATTGACCGGGCCGATGCCGATCCGAATCGTGTCCTCCAACAGCTCTCGGAGTACAACCTCGTCCCAGAGAAGTGGGGCGGCGACACGATCGTCGTCGAGATCTCGGCGCTACAGAATTTAGGCATTGACGACCTGCTTGAGCAGATCCTGGTGTTGGCCGAGGTGTTAGAGCTCGATGCGAACCCGACGGGCCATGCCAGAGGCACGGTCCTTGAGGGTCACCTCGATGTGGGCCGTGGCCCAGTGGCGACGGTGTTGGTGCAGTCGGGGACGTTGCGGGTCGGTGACTCGATGGTTGCTGGACAGGCATGGGGGAAGGCGAAGGCCCTTGTCGATGATCGAGGCAACAAGGTCAATCTTGCCGGACCATCGGTTCCGGTACAGGTATTGGGCTTCTCTGAGGTTCCCAGTGCCGGCGATCTGTTCCGTGTGACCAATGAGATCGCGAGTGCGCGAGAGGTGGCGGAATCGCGCGAGCAACGGTTACGTCTGGCCGCCAACGCCAATCGGGCTATCGGTAGTTCGGGGATCAAACTCGAGGATCTCTTTGAGCAGATCCAAAAGGGCGACGTGCCGATGCTCAATATCATCTTGAAGGCAGATGTCCAGGGGAGTCTTGAGGCGCTCGCTGACGCGCTTGCGAAGCTCGCCCGCGATGAGGTGGGTCTTGCGATCATCCACAAGGCAGTAGGCGGCGTCACTGAGAACGACGTAGCACTCGCTGCTGCGTCAGATGCACTTATCATCGGTTTCAATGTGCGTCCAGACCGACGTGCTCGTGAGGCGGCCGAGCT from Ferrimicrobium sp. includes these protein-coding regions:
- a CDS encoding YlxR family protein, with protein sequence MCVGCRRRRPTSELIRLAAYDGDVHLRAGHGRGAWLCSDSRRCAEETFRGGRLSKALRIPIPPARLARLKDSFGV
- the infB gene encoding translation initiation factor IF-2; this translates as MAKKLRVYEIAKELNLSNKEALDLCLALGIDVKSHSSSVEEAHADRARRRAQREGIGIYGAKAEPTQDQPEEAVAEPSPAPAVEVVPEERPAAKPAEDEDKHDLAAVIAQESAKREEAERVAIANAGKLAREAAEPQAPPRPRSSPVSPSGQPIPPPPARKQQPLTSFSGRPIPPPPRPSANPDPRGRRPARPPRDGSRAPLPPRTGRPDDRPPRPAGPNDRPPRTDQTGARPGAGTGPSTGGFRGSPPPRGGSRGAPARGPGGPMPAPRGRSRGGPKSKKRVSRKEYEELEPTTVSSYVPSSAPIPDHEVIIERGSTAQEVGPKLNRSAGDLIRFLLLQGEMVTATQSLSDEMIELYAAELGAQIRMVDAGQEQEAMLAARYLDVDETEDEHAIASRPPVVTVMGHVDHGKTLLLDRIRNSNVVAGEAGGITQHIGAYQVELPGGRVTFIDTPGHEAFTAMRARGAGVTDIVVLVVAADDGVMPQTVEAINHAKAAGVPIIVALNKIDRADADPNRVLQQLSEYNLVPEKWGGDTIVVEISALQNLGIDDLLEQILVLAEVLELDANPTGHARGTVLEGHLDVGRGPVATVLVQSGTLRVGDSMVAGQAWGKAKALVDDRGNKVNLAGPSVPVQVLGFSEVPSAGDLFRVTNEIASAREVAESREQRLRLAANANRAIGSSGIKLEDLFEQIQKGDVPMLNIILKADVQGSLEALADALAKLARDEVGLAIIHKAVGGVTENDVALAAASDALIIGFNVRPDRRAREAAELAHVEVRTYEIIYKVIEDIEAAVVGMLKPEYEEVVTGEAEVREVFRIPRVGAIAGCYVRSGVITRGSHVRFLREGVILWKGTVVSLRRFKDDVREVSAGFECGVGLSDFQDLHGGDLIETFELREIARE